From one Musa acuminata AAA Group cultivar baxijiao chromosome BXJ2-6, Cavendish_Baxijiao_AAA, whole genome shotgun sequence genomic stretch:
- the LOC135614877 gene encoding formin-like protein 5, whose protein sequence is MDSPRRVLPPPPSPPPPSSSSRPLDLEVTVVSANHLKNVNWRNGDLKPYVVVYLDPDRRAASKPDDAGSTRPVWNERLALPLPSAETLLFLTLDVFHSKPSETPKPLVGTARSRLKDLLHQDAFAGYATGRGGGAPPSPVRTLELRRPSGRPQGKIRIRLAIRERPCPPPEPRPGYHFPPPPPSSGYYYPSNAPPFPSPPPPHAARDYRNFSPPPPPIPPYGHPIPSHPPPSQYPYGRYSDPYSSGYYSPAAAYYSAPTAPAPAPAQPYYDRPSGYGGPSAPTGYSSGFSAYDHRPKGGKIGAATGLAVGAVAGALGGLALEEELRYEEEKITERAESSFSARDDYYSDHRADY, encoded by the coding sequence ATGGACTCTCCGCGGCGCGTCCTCCCTccgcctccttctcctcctcccccatcTTCGTCGTCGAGGCCCCTCGACCTCGAAGTCACCGTCGTCTCCGCGAATCACCTGAAGAACGTCAACTGGCGCAACGGCGACCTCAAGCCTTACGTCGTCGTCTACCTCGACCCCGATCGCCGCGCCGCCAGCAAGCCCGACGACGCCGGCTCCACCCGCCCTGTCTGGAACGAGcgcctcgccctccccctccccTCGGCCGAGACCCTTCTCTTCCTCACCCTCGATGTCTTCCACTCCAAGCCTTCCGAGACCCCCAAGCCCCTCGTCGGCACCGCCCGATCCCGTCTCAAGGACCTCCTCCATCAGGACGCCTTCGCCGGCTACGCCACCGGCCGCGGAGGCGGAGCCCCACCGTCTCCCGTCCGAACCCTCGAGCTCCGGCGCCCATCCGGCCGCCCCCAGGGTAAGATCCGCATCAGGCTCGCCATCCGAGAGCGCCCCTGCCCCCCACCCGAACCCAGACCCGGTTACCACTTCCCCCCTCCCCCACCCTCCTCCGGCTACTATTATCCCTCCAACGCTCCtcccttcccttctccacctcctcctcacGCGGCTAGAGATTACCGCAACTTCTCTCCGCCGCCCCCTCCCATCCCTCCTTACGGCCACCCTATCCCGTCCCACCCCCCTCCCTCGCAGTATCCATATGGAAGATACTCCGATCCCTACTCTTCTGGATATTACTCCCCCGCCGCTGCATACTACTCGGCCCCTACGGCTCCGGCCCCTGCCCCGGCCCAGCCCTACTATGATCGGCCATCCGGCTACGGGGGGCCATCAGCCCCGACGGGCTACTCATCAGGGTTTTCTGCTTATGATCATAGGCCAAAAGGTGGCAAAATTGGAGCGGCTACGGGCCTGGCAGTTGGGGCGGTGGCTGGTGCATTAGGAGGGTTGGCACTGGAAGAAGAACTGAGGTACGAGGAAGAGAAGATCACCGAAAGGGCGGAGAGCTCTTTCTCTGCAAGAGATGATTATTACAGTGACCATCGTGCAGACTACTAA